The Shewanella halotolerans region TTCCAGCTTAGGAGTCATAATGAGAGCCTTTATCTTCATCTTTATCAGCGCCTTGTTTATCTCGGGTTGTGGCGCCGCCGAGAGCGATACCCATAGCCACGACGGCTTAGTGATAGGCAACCACGAGCGCTGCCACATGTGCGGCATGATGGTGAAGCAATACCCAGGCCCTAAGGGCAGCCTGGATCTTAAGGGTAACGAGATCCAGCCCAAGTTCTGCTCTACCCGGGATATGTTTATGTTTGCCCTGCAACCCGAGAATCGCCGTCAGGTCGAGGCGCTCTGGGTACACGATATGGCGGCGACCGATTGGCAGCATCCAGAGGATGAGCATTT contains the following coding sequences:
- a CDS encoding nitrous oxide reductase accessory protein NosL, with protein sequence MRAFIFIFISALFISGCGAAESDTHSHDGLVIGNHERCHMCGMMVKQYPGPKGSLDLKGNEIQPKFCSTRDMFMFALQPENRRQVEALWVHDMAATDWQHPEDEHFIDATKAWYVYGSNRKAVMGVAVAPFSTLAAAEAFAQQYGGAVFEYDEITLELLSAK